From the Armatimonadia bacterium genome, one window contains:
- a CDS encoding beta-galactosidase gives MRYVLAVAALMVCAATLAQPVTVTDDFSGYVAGSDGSPTWSTDVVSWEVRDGKYQFSGGGSPAMLADQPRYRTLTMEATVLVRKATNPEWKVVGLGFIDSPGNRWHLALVESPDNQNSRHLVELAQGKDSAWPTSAGTKTVMDDGMNLNWQFDTPYRLRISLTAKGVEGEVSDMAGKRLARKVVEFTGDAVTQGRPHLQVGNLQGSFDDVKIVAADPVPETPAAEKTAPPYGVAGNGTFTAPATGFFRTIQKDGRWWLVDPKGNAFYAIGTDHCRYNGHGCQTLGYSPYQRKNEAKWQGDRNAWAIQATDRLKSWGFNLIGAGNGQEARYKGLTHTEFISFGSSFSSSDNIVEKTTWTGFPNVFSPKWPAYCDRRAREACAEKKSDPWLFGYFLDNELEWYGKAHVETGLFDEAMLKPAGHTAKTALIKYLQDKYPTVADLNKAWGISLKFFDELQGLSTLTGPNLEAVKADKLGYTRLVAEMYFKYTTEAIRRHDPNHMIIGCRFAGNAPAGIWDINGKYCDIVTFNSYPRIDLETEDVSDLIALYSDYYKMAQKPMMLTEWSFPALDSGLPCKHGAGMRVDTQTQRSQCFRIYQGMLFRLPFMVGSDFFMWVDEPALGISDTFPEDSNYGLVSEDDVPYPELTAMATKVNPTAAKLHGGDYPQLGVTEDLKVCNHGDSAVTTKVRVRFDGEVKDTEMTLAPGAEMPAPVIRGAAPGGHLVVVEVDPDHTSGDQNLSDNLVAKPLWVPGIKAPVADQSRSAAALVVTNASAEPQKDAVVFVRLADLPLAARYKTTTGAAQLCVATVDGTPLASQVVGDQIAVSMADLPAWACRTLLVYRSTGRVSAAPKPGIEVQTSEAAVTLSNGALKFEWNKPSEGNVVDRVSLGNTLLGSYNPLIWQEVDGQNQWVKADAGDLTTGGMPQISLGPAACVVNVTTTGGSAAPITTVDEAGKQQAQQAQPVGFRISHQLLVPVGTNWFLARLNYVENISDRPLILKSYFFYLNGLVGGSAEDDHTAGVTDVPNYYSAAGGVWQDAKLGYAYGCWPLTNAITTNFWLDAGGGQHPDARRVLADPVTLQPGQKYVDADSPWLLVYGGKIADHPWSSAKATAKRLSGLSVEVKAL, from the coding sequence ATGCGTTATGTCCTAGCTGTAGCCGCGTTGATGGTCTGCGCAGCAACCCTCGCGCAACCCGTAACTGTTACGGATGACTTCTCCGGCTATGTCGCCGGGAGTGATGGCAGTCCGACGTGGTCGACCGACGTGGTAAGTTGGGAGGTTCGCGACGGCAAGTACCAGTTCTCGGGCGGGGGCAGCCCGGCCATGCTGGCCGACCAGCCACGCTACCGCACCCTTACCATGGAAGCGACGGTTCTGGTGCGCAAGGCCACCAACCCCGAATGGAAGGTCGTCGGTCTGGGCTTCATCGACTCCCCGGGCAACCGCTGGCACCTGGCCTTGGTGGAGTCACCGGACAACCAGAACTCCCGGCATCTGGTAGAGCTCGCGCAAGGCAAAGACAGCGCGTGGCCGACAAGCGCAGGCACCAAGACTGTCATGGACGACGGAATGAACCTCAACTGGCAGTTTGACACACCCTATCGTCTGCGCATCAGCCTGACCGCGAAGGGCGTGGAGGGCGAGGTGTCGGACATGGCCGGCAAGAGGCTGGCGAGGAAGGTTGTGGAGTTCACTGGTGACGCTGTGACGCAAGGCCGGCCGCACCTGCAGGTCGGCAATCTCCAGGGCAGCTTCGACGACGTCAAGATCGTGGCCGCCGATCCTGTCCCCGAGACTCCGGCTGCAGAGAAGACAGCCCCGCCCTATGGAGTGGCCGGCAATGGCACCTTCACCGCACCGGCGACGGGCTTCTTCCGCACGATCCAGAAGGACGGACGCTGGTGGCTGGTTGATCCCAAGGGGAACGCCTTCTACGCGATCGGGACCGACCATTGCCGCTATAACGGCCATGGGTGCCAGACCCTGGGCTACTCGCCCTATCAGCGGAAGAACGAGGCGAAGTGGCAGGGCGACCGGAACGCCTGGGCCATCCAGGCGACCGACCGGCTGAAGTCCTGGGGCTTCAACCTCATCGGGGCGGGCAATGGCCAGGAGGCTCGCTACAAGGGCCTCACCCACACCGAGTTCATCTCCTTTGGTTCCAGCTTCTCGAGCAGCGACAACATCGTCGAGAAGACCACCTGGACGGGTTTCCCGAACGTCTTCAGCCCCAAGTGGCCGGCTTACTGTGATCGACGCGCTCGCGAGGCCTGCGCCGAGAAGAAGAGCGACCCGTGGCTCTTCGGCTACTTCCTGGACAACGAGCTGGAGTGGTACGGCAAGGCGCACGTCGAGACCGGCCTGTTCGACGAGGCCATGCTCAAGCCGGCCGGCCATACGGCGAAGACGGCCCTGATCAAGTACCTGCAGGACAAGTACCCGACGGTGGCCGACCTGAACAAGGCCTGGGGCATCAGCCTCAAGTTCTTTGACGAACTCCAGGGCCTGTCCACTCTCACGGGGCCGAACCTCGAGGCGGTAAAGGCCGACAAGCTCGGCTACACCCGTCTCGTGGCCGAGATGTACTTCAAGTACACCACGGAAGCCATTCGCCGCCACGACCCGAACCACATGATCATTGGTTGCCGGTTCGCGGGCAACGCACCGGCCGGCATCTGGGACATCAACGGGAAGTACTGCGACATCGTCACCTTCAACTCGTACCCGCGGATTGACCTGGAGACCGAGGACGTCTCCGACCTGATCGCGCTGTACTCCGATTACTACAAGATGGCGCAGAAGCCCATGATGCTGACCGAGTGGTCCTTCCCGGCTCTGGACTCCGGTCTGCCCTGCAAGCACGGCGCAGGGATGCGCGTGGACACCCAGACGCAGCGCAGCCAGTGCTTCCGGATCTACCAGGGAATGCTCTTCCGACTGCCCTTCATGGTCGGCAGCGACTTCTTCATGTGGGTTGACGAGCCGGCTCTGGGCATCTCGGACACCTTCCCCGAGGACTCCAACTACGGTCTGGTCAGCGAGGACGACGTCCCCTATCCCGAGCTGACGGCGATGGCAACCAAGGTGAACCCGACCGCGGCGAAGCTGCACGGCGGCGACTACCCGCAACTGGGAGTCACCGAGGACCTGAAGGTCTGCAATCACGGAGACTCCGCGGTGACCACGAAGGTCCGCGTGCGCTTCGATGGCGAGGTCAAGGACACTGAGATGACTCTTGCCCCGGGTGCAGAGATGCCGGCGCCGGTGATTCGGGGCGCCGCTCCCGGCGGGCACCTCGTGGTTGTGGAGGTCGATCCGGACCACACCAGCGGCGATCAGAATCTATCCGACAACCTCGTCGCGAAGCCGCTGTGGGTGCCGGGCATCAAGGCACCGGTAGCAGACCAGAGCAGGTCTGCAGCCGCCCTGGTTGTTACGAACGCCAGCGCGGAGCCCCAGAAAGACGCTGTGGTGTTCGTGCGCCTTGCCGACCTGCCGCTCGCAGCTCGCTACAAGACCACCACCGGTGCCGCACAGCTTTGTGTGGCCACGGTCGACGGCACCCCGCTTGCGTCGCAGGTCGTTGGCGATCAGATTGCCGTGTCGATGGCCGATCTGCCGGCCTGGGCCTGCCGCACGCTTCTGGTCTACCGCTCGACCGGTCGGGTATCCGCAGCGCCGAAGCCCGGCATCGAGGTGCAGACCAGCGAGGCCGCCGTCACCCTCAGCAACGGTGCGCTGAAGTTCGAGTGGAACAAGCCCTCCGAGGGCAACGTCGTGGACCGCGTCTCCCTGGGCAATACACTCCTGGGCAGCTACAATCCGCTGATCTGGCAGGAGGTCGATGGGCAGAACCAGTGGGTCAAGGCCGATGCCGGAGACCTGACCACCGGAGGCATGCCGCAGATCAGCCTCGGCCCGGCAGCCTGCGTGGTGAACGTGACGACCACCGGCGGCTCGGCGGCACCCATCACCACCGTTGACGAGGCAGGCAAGCAGCAGGCTCAGCAGGCACAACCTGTGGGCTTCCGCATCAGCCATCAGTTGCTGGTCCCGGTGGGAACCAACTGGTTCCTGGCCCGCCTGAACTACGTCGAGAACATCTCAGACCGGCCCCTGATCCTGAAGAGCTACTTCTTCTACCTCAACGGGCTCGTCGGTGGTAGCGCCGAGGACGATCATACCGCCGGAGTGACCGATGTTCCCAACTACTACTCGGCCGCCGGTGGTGTCTGGCAGGATGCCAAACTGGGATATGCCTACGGGTGCTGGCCCCTGACCAACGCAATCACCACCAACTTCTGGCTTGACGCCGGCGGCGGGCAGCACCCCGACGCCCGGAGAGTGCTTGCCGACCCGGTGACCCTCCAGCCCGGGCAGAAATACGTGGATGCCGACAGTCCCTGGCTGCTCGTCTATGGCGGCAAGATCGCCGACCACCCGTGGTCGTCTGCGAAGGCTACCGCCAAGAGGTTGAGCGGCCTCAGTGTCGAAGTGAAGGCCCTGTAG
- the rpsE gene encoding 30S ribosomal protein S5 gives MAQYRRDREQQDEFQDRVIRIDRTRKTVKGGRISSSRVCAVVGDGKGSVGFGMGRALSATDGIAKALAQAKKRMIRVPMDGYTIPHAVQAKVGGAVILLKPASRGTGIIAGGAVRQIMEVSGIRDVLTKSLGSGNVMNRAKACFKALQLLRNPADVAALRGKTSHDILGRDIEDPYADAAALAAAEERRKSALGSSKDDESDNG, from the coding sequence GTGGCACAGTATCGTAGGGACAGGGAGCAGCAGGACGAATTCCAGGATCGCGTCATTCGCATTGACCGCACCCGCAAGACCGTGAAGGGCGGGCGTATCTCCAGTTCGCGTGTCTGCGCAGTGGTCGGCGACGGGAAGGGTAGCGTGGGCTTTGGCATGGGCCGCGCCCTGAGCGCAACCGACGGCATCGCTAAGGCGCTCGCGCAGGCCAAGAAGCGCATGATCCGCGTTCCGATGGATGGGTACACCATTCCCCATGCAGTACAGGCCAAGGTTGGTGGAGCAGTCATTCTCCTCAAGCCGGCTTCGCGTGGTACCGGGATCATTGCCGGTGGCGCAGTGCGTCAGATCATGGAAGTCAGCGGCATCCGCGACGTCTTAACCAAGTCCCTGGGAAGCGGCAACGTCATGAACCGCGCCAAGGCCTGCTTCAAGGCACTGCAGTTGCTCCGCAACCCGGCAGACGTGGCGGCCCTGCGTGGCAAGACCTCCCACGACATCCTCGGCCGTGACATTGAGGACCCGTACGCCGATGCAGCCGCTCTGGCCGCCGCAGAAGAGCGCCGCAAGAGCGCCTTGGGCTCCAGCAAGGATGACGAGAGCGACAACGGGTAG
- a CDS encoding mucoidy inhibitor MuiA family protein → MMQTRRVVSVALVVCLWLLPVLVFCQTTGKISEVKVYRGQALVTREVDFQAAQGPQELVVGSLPESILPESLYATGEGGISIRSVRFRSSAVEAEPRPEVRALDEQIKKSNQDILSIESQLEVLNRRNEFLSALENFSATKVSEELQKGTLNPTVLEGTAKFLFQERDDAAKQSLLLQNQQTDAQEALGLLTKKRAELTASDTKTQREAVVFLEADQAGAARVALSYLVNNVGWAPAYSVRLNDKRDTLQVEYHAVVTQMSGEDWPDVSLTLSTTYPKMQASAPVLTPLKVNLVSAAAAGEKTAHAGVEADTLQTYTARKRELSEQIRGATVAQQAQMGPQGGEAPRQKAQAAGIPAQVEAGLAEQEGLVASNYLAGRLQNVELSAPDEVVKMARTSVTPTMEGLAVDYAIPGRISLQSRRDQQMFRIAAPELASSFYYTAVPLLTDYVYQAAEAVNSSEYALLAGSYNAYLERAFAGVGSLGLVARGQSLTVGFGTETRLRAARELEDKTTEYRGGNKVVKYTYRLRLQNFTDQPVKVRVYDRLPQPPDNQVTVTLAEPQPALSTDALYLSSERPRGILRWDIEVPAQASGAKAYTFTYQFTLEFDRNFEIGDLPASTADKMRSDLQAIMESRQLRQ, encoded by the coding sequence ATGATGCAGACGCGACGCGTCGTGTCGGTTGCACTGGTCGTGTGTCTCTGGCTGCTTCCGGTCCTCGTGTTCTGTCAGACGACCGGCAAGATCAGCGAGGTGAAGGTGTACCGTGGGCAGGCCCTGGTGACGCGGGAGGTCGACTTCCAGGCGGCGCAGGGGCCCCAGGAGCTGGTGGTCGGCAGCTTGCCCGAGTCGATCCTTCCTGAGTCGCTCTATGCCACGGGCGAGGGTGGCATCTCCATCCGCTCGGTCCGCTTCCGCAGTTCCGCGGTCGAAGCCGAGCCAAGGCCCGAAGTGCGGGCCCTCGACGAGCAGATCAAGAAGTCCAATCAGGACATACTCTCGATCGAGTCGCAGCTCGAAGTGCTCAACAGGCGCAACGAGTTCCTCTCAGCCCTGGAGAACTTCTCCGCGACCAAGGTCAGCGAGGAGCTTCAGAAGGGGACACTCAACCCGACGGTACTGGAGGGCACAGCGAAGTTCCTCTTCCAGGAGCGCGATGACGCGGCCAAGCAGTCGCTACTCCTGCAGAACCAGCAGACAGACGCTCAGGAGGCCCTCGGCCTTCTGACTAAGAAGCGCGCCGAGTTGACGGCGAGCGACACCAAGACACAGCGCGAGGCCGTGGTGTTCCTGGAGGCCGACCAGGCCGGGGCTGCTCGGGTCGCCCTCAGCTATCTGGTCAACAACGTCGGCTGGGCTCCGGCCTACAGTGTCCGGCTCAACGATAAGCGAGACACGCTGCAGGTGGAGTACCATGCCGTCGTGACGCAGATGAGTGGCGAGGACTGGCCGGACGTCAGCCTCACGCTCTCAACGACCTATCCCAAGATGCAGGCCTCGGCACCCGTTCTCACCCCACTGAAGGTCAACCTTGTGAGCGCTGCCGCAGCAGGCGAGAAGACAGCACATGCGGGAGTGGAGGCTGACACGCTGCAGACCTACACGGCGCGCAAGCGTGAGCTGTCGGAGCAGATTCGGGGCGCGACAGTGGCCCAGCAGGCCCAGATGGGTCCTCAGGGCGGGGAAGCACCTCGCCAGAAGGCTCAGGCAGCCGGGATTCCCGCCCAGGTGGAAGCAGGACTTGCCGAGCAGGAGGGCCTTGTGGCCTCGAACTACCTGGCGGGACGGCTGCAGAACGTTGAGCTCAGTGCACCGGACGAAGTGGTGAAGATGGCGCGGACGTCAGTAACGCCCACCATGGAGGGACTGGCGGTCGACTACGCCATCCCCGGACGGATCAGCCTGCAGAGTCGCCGTGACCAGCAGATGTTCCGCATCGCCGCGCCGGAGCTGGCGTCGAGCTTCTACTACACCGCGGTGCCCCTGCTCACCGACTACGTCTACCAGGCAGCCGAAGCCGTCAATAGCAGCGAGTACGCGCTCCTCGCAGGCTCCTACAATGCCTATCTGGAGCGGGCCTTCGCCGGCGTCGGGTCGCTGGGACTCGTCGCTCGTGGCCAGAGCCTGACCGTGGGCTTCGGCACCGAAACCCGCCTGCGTGCAGCGCGCGAGCTGGAGGACAAGACCACGGAGTACCGCGGTGGAAACAAGGTGGTCAAGTACACCTACCGCCTGCGGCTGCAGAACTTCACGGACCAGCCCGTGAAGGTACGGGTCTACGATCGACTGCCGCAGCCGCCCGACAACCAGGTGACGGTAACGCTGGCCGAGCCGCAGCCGGCCCTGAGCACCGATGCGCTTTACCTGAGCAGCGAGCGCCCGCGCGGAATCCTGCGCTGGGATATCGAGGTCCCGGCCCAGGCCTCCGGCGCCAAGGCGTACACCTTCACCTACCAGTTCACGCTTGAGTTTGACCGCAACTTCGAGATCGGTGACCTGCCCGCGAGTACCGCCGACAAGATGCGGTCCGACCTGCAGGCGATCATGGAGTCCCGGCAGTTGCGACAGTAA
- a CDS encoding D-lyxose/D-mannose family sugar isomerase, with amino-acid sequence MKRSEINEVLGEIIGLCRQYQFNLPSWGFWSPEEWLKAGHEYDEIRDCKLGWDLTDYGSGDFNKVGLALFTIRNGFPGGSSQYDKPYCEKLLVVKENQYTPYHFHFDKMEDIICRAGGNLMVRVYNSTPGTEELDKENPVPVNVDGHRYEVEPGATLCLTPGMSITLPSFNYHTFWAEEGHGTALVGEVSKVNDDEHDNRFLDNVARFPAIDEDEAPLHLLCNEYPPVLPGWMRKRLGW; translated from the coding sequence ATGAAACGCTCTGAGATCAACGAGGTCCTAGGCGAGATCATCGGCCTGTGTCGGCAGTATCAGTTCAACCTGCCTTCGTGGGGGTTCTGGTCACCGGAGGAGTGGCTGAAGGCCGGACACGAGTACGACGAGATCCGCGACTGCAAGCTTGGCTGGGACCTCACTGACTATGGCAGCGGCGACTTCAACAAGGTCGGCCTGGCTCTGTTCACGATTCGCAACGGCTTCCCGGGCGGCTCGAGCCAGTACGACAAGCCCTACTGCGAGAAGCTGCTGGTTGTCAAGGAGAACCAGTACACCCCCTATCATTTCCACTTCGACAAGATGGAGGACATCATCTGCCGCGCTGGCGGCAACCTGATGGTGAGGGTCTACAACTCGACCCCGGGCACGGAAGAGCTCGACAAGGAGAACCCCGTGCCGGTCAACGTGGATGGGCACCGCTACGAGGTGGAGCCCGGTGCCACCCTCTGTCTGACGCCCGGAATGAGCATCACTCTGCCCTCCTTCAACTACCACACCTTCTGGGCTGAGGAGGGCCATGGCACGGCCTTGGTTGGCGAGGTCTCGAAGGTCAATGACGACGAGCACGACAACCGCTTCCTCGACAATGTGGCGCGCTTCCCGGCGATCGACGAGGACGAAGCGCCGCTGCACCTGTTGTGCAACGAGTACCCGCCCGTTCTCCCTGGATGGATGCGCAAGCGGCTGGGGTGGTAG
- a CDS encoding zinc ribbon domain-containing protein — protein MSEKIQFTRNYNDQCTDRGFQFEFYCDRCGSGFRSQFKTWATGTVSEVLNVAGGFLGGILGGAADVGERVKSAAWERAHDAAFQEAMTELKPDFAQCPRCSRWVCRDSCWNEKRGLCKECAPDLGVEMSAAQASRSVEEVWAHAAMASEDKKLATENWRETIVASCPKCGHSLEVNAKFCPSCGEKLKGGAFCSECGAKLQPGAKFCAECGTKTVSEDEK, from the coding sequence ATGAGCGAGAAGATCCAGTTCACCCGCAACTACAATGATCAGTGCACCGATCGCGGGTTCCAGTTCGAGTTCTACTGCGACCGGTGCGGCTCCGGCTTCCGGAGTCAGTTCAAGACCTGGGCTACCGGCACCGTGTCGGAGGTCCTAAACGTCGCCGGCGGTTTCCTCGGTGGCATCCTCGGAGGGGCTGCCGACGTCGGCGAGCGTGTGAAGTCGGCGGCCTGGGAGCGTGCGCACGACGCTGCCTTCCAGGAGGCCATGACCGAGCTCAAGCCTGACTTCGCCCAGTGCCCGCGGTGTTCCAGGTGGGTCTGCCGCGATAGCTGCTGGAACGAGAAACGAGGGCTGTGCAAGGAGTGTGCCCCCGACTTGGGTGTGGAGATGTCGGCGGCTCAGGCCAGTCGCTCTGTGGAGGAAGTCTGGGCACACGCCGCGATGGCCAGTGAAGACAAGAAGCTCGCCACCGAGAACTGGCGCGAGACCATCGTGGCGTCGTGCCCGAAATGCGGGCACTCCCTGGAGGTCAACGCCAAGTTCTGCCCCAGTTGCGGGGAGAAGCTCAAAGGCGGCGCCTTCTGCAGCGAGTGCGGTGCCAAACTTCAGCCCGGTGCGAAGTTCTGCGCCGAGTGTGGAACGAAGACGGTGTCCGAGGACGAGAAGTAG
- a CDS encoding uroporphyrinogen decarboxylase family protein translates to MTARERWHAILHHEPVDRLPYSFGGPRASTFAAWRRQGLSEELQRNWGSFTGSDGGMGIGKLYCGPLPPFEERVLSEEGNLRIWIDHWGVKRMDAIHQPTEGFATRKYLEFPVRDKATWEEMKTHFDPHTPERTEPSQATTTLNPDGYRHNLGGQSWRDLIDRCNSSQVPVGFTVPCLYWTARDWCGFEGLSMLFYDQPSLVHDMFEFWTWFLIELLDEPLTHLKADYVILNEDMAFKGQSMISPAAMREFMLPRYKRLYEFFHSKGLDAVFMDSDGYNGQILEAMYPAAIDGITPMEIAAGNDPAQYLARYPGLYLEGGIDKREMRFSREQLRAEVKRRYETAWEYGRYVPHVDHGVPPDIPLRNYLYYVELAQGFARGEDLETYEPACELEKQLGPIEEMFDPRSALAAAYGDEEDS, encoded by the coding sequence ATGACCGCACGCGAACGCTGGCACGCTATCCTGCACCATGAGCCGGTCGACCGCCTGCCCTATAGCTTCGGCGGACCACGTGCCTCGACTTTCGCTGCCTGGCGGCGGCAAGGGCTGTCTGAGGAACTCCAGCGCAATTGGGGCAGTTTCACCGGTAGCGACGGCGGGATGGGCATCGGCAAGCTCTACTGCGGACCTCTGCCGCCCTTTGAGGAACGGGTCCTTTCCGAGGAGGGCAACCTGCGCATCTGGATCGACCACTGGGGCGTCAAGCGCATGGACGCCATTCACCAACCAACCGAGGGCTTTGCGACCCGCAAGTACCTTGAGTTCCCGGTGCGCGACAAGGCAACCTGGGAGGAGATGAAGACCCACTTCGACCCCCACACACCGGAGCGGACCGAGCCGTCGCAGGCGACGACGACCCTCAACCCGGACGGCTACCGCCACAACCTCGGCGGTCAGTCGTGGCGCGACCTTATCGACCGGTGCAACTCGTCGCAGGTCCCCGTCGGGTTCACGGTGCCCTGTCTGTACTGGACCGCCCGAGATTGGTGCGGCTTCGAGGGCCTGTCGATGCTGTTCTATGACCAGCCCTCACTTGTGCATGACATGTTCGAGTTCTGGACCTGGTTCCTCATCGAGCTTCTCGACGAGCCCCTCACGCATCTCAAGGCCGACTACGTCATCCTCAACGAAGACATGGCCTTCAAGGGCCAGTCGATGATCTCCCCCGCTGCGATGCGGGAGTTCATGCTGCCCCGGTACAAGCGTCTCTACGAGTTCTTCCACAGCAAGGGCCTCGACGCGGTCTTCATGGACTCCGACGGCTACAACGGGCAGATACTCGAGGCGATGTACCCCGCGGCCATCGACGGCATCACTCCCATGGAGATTGCCGCCGGCAACGACCCGGCGCAGTACCTGGCACGCTACCCAGGTCTGTACCTGGAGGGCGGAATCGACAAGCGGGAGATGCGCTTCTCGCGCGAACAACTCCGGGCCGAGGTGAAGCGGCGTTACGAGACAGCGTGGGAGTACGGGCGATACGTTCCGCACGTGGACCACGGGGTGCCACCCGACATCCCGCTTCGCAACTACCTGTACTACGTGGAACTCGCGCAGGGCTTCGCACGAGGTGAGGACCTGGAGACCTACGAGCCGGCCTGTGAACTCGAGAAGCAGTTGGGGCCCATCGAGGAGATGTTTGACCCACGCTCGGCCCTTGCGGCGGCCTACGGTGACGAGGAGGATTCCTGA
- a CDS encoding aldose 1-epimerase family protein: MPKLFGKDWSKAELLRHVGSVDQVGGAKRMMLVEGNTAGCEAVEFRTGAGLRFVVLAGRGMDIGDCEWSGESLAWRSHTGDVAAPYFDPEGFNWLRSFHGGLLLTCGLSWAGAPCADPSPYGPEGYPAVQADGSYDLVGGLGLHGRVSHTPAKNLYVDGEWQGNEYTFWCQGKVTEAQVFKANLQMTRKVCAKLGENKIWVHDRVENLGHKPQEHMQVYHCNFGFPLCQDSTKYLVNSRETLPRDDIAAAGIDEWRKFQAPTPNYEEQCFYHDMAVDGDNKATVALANREAAGGRGLGAYLTYDKTTLPYFTQWKMPDQGTYVTGLEPANCRVEGRKKYREDGTLVILQPGEVVEYSLEFGVLTSGAEIDAVQARIESNK; the protein is encoded by the coding sequence ATGCCAAAGCTGTTCGGCAAAGACTGGAGCAAGGCGGAACTGCTGCGCCACGTGGGCAGCGTCGATCAGGTCGGTGGCGCGAAGCGCATGATGCTGGTGGAGGGGAACACCGCCGGTTGTGAGGCGGTCGAATTCCGTACAGGGGCGGGACTTCGGTTCGTGGTCCTCGCGGGTCGCGGGATGGACATCGGCGACTGCGAGTGGTCCGGAGAGTCCCTGGCCTGGCGTTCGCATACCGGTGACGTCGCAGCGCCTTATTTCGACCCGGAGGGCTTCAACTGGCTGCGCAGTTTCCACGGTGGCTTGCTGCTGACCTGTGGCTTGAGCTGGGCCGGTGCGCCCTGCGCTGATCCGTCCCCCTATGGTCCCGAGGGCTATCCGGCGGTGCAGGCGGACGGCTCCTATGACCTGGTAGGTGGCCTGGGGTTGCACGGTCGCGTCTCGCACACCCCGGCCAAGAACCTGTACGTGGATGGCGAGTGGCAGGGCAACGAGTACACCTTCTGGTGCCAGGGCAAGGTCACGGAAGCTCAGGTTTTCAAGGCCAACCTGCAGATGACCCGCAAGGTCTGCGCGAAGCTCGGCGAGAACAAGATCTGGGTCCACGACCGCGTGGAGAACCTGGGTCACAAGCCGCAGGAGCACATGCAGGTCTACCACTGCAACTTCGGCTTCCCGCTGTGCCAAGACAGCACGAAGTACTTGGTCAACTCGCGCGAGACGCTCCCGCGGGATGATATCGCGGCCGCCGGGATCGACGAGTGGCGCAAGTTCCAGGCTCCCACGCCGAACTACGAGGAGCAGTGCTTCTACCACGACATGGCCGTCGACGGCGACAACAAGGCGACCGTTGCCCTGGCGAACCGTGAGGCAGCCGGTGGTCGCGGTCTGGGTGCCTACCTCACCTACGACAAGACGACGCTGCCCTACTTCACCCAGTGGAAGATGCCCGATCAGGGCACCTACGTCACAGGTCTGGAGCCCGCCAACTGCCGCGTTGAGGGCCGCAAGAAGTACCGCGAGGACGGTACTCTGGTTATCCTGCAGCCGGGTGAGGTCGTGGAGTACTCGCTGGAGTTCGGCGTACTGACCAGCGGGGCCGAGATTGACGCGGTGCAGGCCAGGATCGAGAGCAACAAGTAG
- a CDS encoding Gfo/Idh/MocA family oxidoreductase yields the protein MLRALVLGCGSIGERHLRCLTKIGGVELTACDPRPERQEAMRELYGVAHTLGSYDEADLAQQDAVLVCTPTDQHLPQAMRAAEAGCHLFVEKPISTVPDGVDELIDLCRSKSRVLQVGYVLRHHPNLHEVKALLDTGAIGTVRLAAIKCGSFIGKYRPEYAQLYWAHAATGGGVLYNATHELDYIQWLLGPALQVQAQTGHYALAVDEDVEDAAMLLLRFGDGVMATAHLNDFQLNYKRGLELVGDKGTIEWSYEDNEVRLYTEHDRSWRSHRCEFERDDFYLLQMRNFLAAIAGDQAPAVTGEDGKRALLLALAAKKAADTGTLVSLG from the coding sequence ATGCTGCGTGCCCTGGTTCTCGGCTGCGGTTCCATTGGTGAGCGTCACCTGCGGTGTCTGACCAAGATCGGTGGTGTGGAGCTCACAGCCTGTGACCCGCGCCCTGAACGCCAGGAAGCCATGCGCGAGCTGTACGGCGTCGCCCACACTCTGGGCTCCTACGACGAGGCCGATCTCGCGCAGCAGGATGCCGTGCTGGTGTGTACGCCGACCGATCAGCACCTTCCGCAGGCCATGAGAGCCGCCGAAGCAGGCTGCCATCTGTTCGTGGAGAAGCCGATCTCGACCGTGCCGGACGGCGTGGACGAGCTGATCGACCTGTGTCGGAGCAAGTCACGCGTGCTGCAGGTTGGCTACGTGCTGCGGCACCATCCGAATCTGCACGAGGTCAAAGCGCTGCTGGACACAGGGGCCATCGGCACGGTTCGTCTCGCTGCGATCAAGTGTGGCTCCTTCATCGGGAAGTACCGGCCGGAGTATGCGCAACTGTACTGGGCTCATGCAGCGACAGGTGGCGGCGTGCTGTACAACGCGACCCATGAACTCGACTACATCCAGTGGCTGCTGGGGCCTGCGCTGCAGGTTCAGGCGCAGACAGGCCACTATGCGCTCGCGGTTGATGAGGACGTGGAGGACGCGGCGATGCTGCTCCTGCGCTTCGGGGATGGCGTGATGGCTACCGCTCATCTGAACGACTTCCAGCTCAACTACAAGCGCGGGCTTGAGTTGGTGGGGGACAAGGGCACCATCGAGTGGAGCTACGAGGACAACGAGGTTCGACTATACACCGAGCATGATCGGTCCTGGCGCAGCCATAGGTGCGAGTTCGAACGTGACGACTTCTACCTTCTGCAGATGCGGAACTTCCTGGCGGCAATCGCCGGGGACCAGGCTCCGGCAGTGACCGGCGAGGACGGCAAGCGGGCGCTGCTTCTGGCTCTGGCTGCCAAGAAGGCGGCAGACACGGGCACCCTGGTCTCGCTGGGGTGA